The following coding sequences are from one Azospirillum sp. TSH100 window:
- a CDS encoding class I adenylate-forming enzyme family protein, translated as MAHLVHQFLSETAGRDPSRTALIAGDARRSFAELERESDAVACALQSAGIARGDRVAVMLENSIEYVAGLFGTLKAGGVFVPVNTSTKADKLTFLLADAAVRALIAPAALARQILPALEAVETQPSVLWVGTGLPDAATGLLYADALAAPHRHPADPGLIDQDLAAIMYTSGTTGRPKGVMLTHANYVNTSWSISSYLENTPDDVVMCVLPLTFGYGLSQVLTGARVGFTLVLERSFAFPMETLKRMVQHRVTGLPGVPAVFSTLLGLEAAKTADLGSLRYLTNAAAPLPVAHLHRLRERFPQAVFHSMYGMTECCTRISTLDPAELDQKPASVGRAIPNCEAFVADEEGNRLPPGQVGELVVRGANVMRGYWNRPEETARRLRRGPQGETLLFTGDLFTQDAEGHLYFVSRKDDVFKCRGEKVSPREVENTLYELDGVAEACVIGVPDEADGLAVKAFLVAREGTALSEAAIRQHCRGRLESHLVPKFIEFRDSLPKTDSGKIRRADLMEEAQASDGSVRALSRIVGEG; from the coding sequence ATGGCCCATCTGGTTCACCAGTTCCTCAGTGAGACGGCCGGGCGCGATCCTTCCCGCACCGCGCTGATCGCCGGGGATGCCCGCCGCAGCTTCGCCGAACTGGAGCGTGAAAGCGACGCCGTCGCCTGTGCGCTCCAATCGGCGGGAATCGCCCGCGGCGACCGCGTCGCCGTGATGCTGGAAAACTCCATCGAGTATGTCGCCGGCCTGTTCGGCACGCTGAAGGCCGGCGGCGTATTCGTCCCCGTCAACACCTCGACCAAGGCCGACAAGCTGACCTTTCTGTTGGCCGACGCCGCTGTCCGCGCCCTGATCGCGCCGGCGGCATTGGCCCGGCAGATCCTGCCGGCGCTGGAGGCGGTGGAAACCCAGCCGTCGGTGCTGTGGGTCGGCACCGGCCTGCCCGACGCCGCCACCGGTCTGCTCTATGCCGACGCGCTGGCCGCCCCGCACCGGCACCCGGCCGATCCCGGCCTTATCGATCAGGATCTGGCGGCGATCATGTACACCTCCGGCACCACAGGCCGGCCCAAGGGCGTGATGCTGACCCACGCCAACTACGTCAATACCAGCTGGTCGATCTCCAGCTACCTGGAGAACACGCCCGACGACGTGGTGATGTGCGTCCTGCCGCTGACCTTCGGCTATGGCCTGTCCCAGGTGCTGACCGGCGCCCGCGTTGGCTTCACCCTGGTGCTTGAGCGCTCCTTCGCCTTCCCGATGGAGACGCTGAAGCGGATGGTGCAGCACCGCGTCACCGGCCTGCCCGGCGTGCCGGCTGTCTTCTCCACCCTGCTGGGACTTGAGGCGGCGAAGACCGCCGATCTCGGCAGCCTGCGCTATCTGACCAACGCCGCCGCCCCGCTGCCGGTCGCCCATCTCCACCGGCTGCGCGAGCGTTTTCCCCAGGCCGTCTTCCATTCCATGTACGGCATGACCGAGTGCTGCACCCGCATCAGCACGCTCGACCCTGCCGAGCTGGACCAGAAGCCGGCCTCCGTCGGACGCGCCATCCCCAACTGCGAGGCCTTCGTCGCCGATGAGGAGGGCAACCGCCTTCCCCCGGGCCAGGTGGGCGAACTGGTGGTGCGCGGCGCCAACGTGATGCGCGGCTACTGGAACCGGCCGGAAGAGACCGCCCGCCGCCTGCGCCGCGGTCCCCAGGGCGAGACACTGTTGTTCACCGGCGACCTGTTTACCCAGGACGCCGAGGGCCACCTCTACTTCGTCAGCCGCAAGGACGACGTCTTCAAATGCCGCGGCGAGAAGGTCAGCCCCCGGGAAGTAGAGAACACACTGTACGAACTGGACGGGGTGGCCGAGGCCTGTGTGATCGGCGTCCCCGACGAGGCCGACGGGCTTGCTGTCAAGGCCTTTCTCGTCGCCCGCGAGGGCACGGCCTTGTCGGAGGCGGCGATCCGCCAGCACTGCCGCGGCCGGCTGGAAAGCCACCTCGTACCGAAATTCATCGAGTTCCGCGACAGCCTGCCGAAGACCGACTCCGGCAAGATCCGGCGGGCGGACCTGATGGAGGAGGCGCAGGCGTCCGACGGCAGCGTCCGTGCCCTCTCCCGCATAGTGGGGGAGGGATAG
- the asnB gene encoding asparagine synthase (glutamine-hydrolyzing), with the protein MCGVAGVLAGSRAEPAGLDELKRMIAMLGHRGPDGYGFHRDDRIGLAHTRLSIVGLAGGFQPIHNEDRTLWISFNGEIFNHVELRRELEARGHRFYTQTDTEVIVHAFEEYGPATWAKLNGQFAICLWDTARRELWLVRDRLGILPLFYARRGDHLVFASEAKSLFGGGRVAPAFDPARLAQVFTHWSTAPHGSVFAGVESVPAATAIRVDSTLTLHVDRYWQPDFTADPSLASLSLDEAADRLEEKLLDAIRLRLRADVPVGVYISGGLDSSVIAALARKLDTTHMHSFGVRFTDAGFDETPQQRLVAGHVGTEHHDILCSPQDIQAALPDVIRHGETPLVRTAPAPLFLLSRLVRESGIRVVLSGEGADEWLAGYDIFKEDKVRRFWARQPDSKARPKLLGRVHPFAAVNGQKDSPLWQAFFKRGMMDTDETFYAHRTRWRNTAWSQRLLSADVQATADDAAFEAHVAAHLPDGWSRWSPLARSQWAEIATFMTPYLLSAQGDRVAMANSIEVRYPFLDPAVDDLCAALPDRVKMLGLRDKLALRRLAARHLPAEIFQRPKRPYRAPMTTALFGDGAPDYVRDLLSPEALARYGLTDVDSVSALAEKAHRQNGTMSGEREEMALVGTLTLQMLAHYVQDELPQCIRDQRTALDRAEIHVLEDRAGDARTTTPQPTAA; encoded by the coding sequence ATGTGTGGTGTCGCCGGAGTTCTCGCAGGATCGCGTGCCGAACCGGCCGGTCTGGACGAGCTGAAGCGCATGATCGCCATGCTGGGCCACCGCGGCCCGGACGGGTACGGCTTCCACCGTGACGACCGGATCGGGCTTGCCCATACGCGGCTCAGCATCGTCGGTCTGGCCGGCGGCTTCCAGCCGATCCACAACGAGGACCGCACCCTCTGGATCAGCTTCAACGGCGAGATCTTCAATCACGTCGAGCTGCGGCGGGAGCTGGAGGCGCGCGGCCACCGCTTCTACACCCAGACCGACACCGAGGTGATCGTCCACGCCTTCGAGGAATATGGCCCCGCCACCTGGGCCAAGCTCAACGGCCAGTTCGCCATCTGCCTGTGGGACACCGCCCGGCGGGAGCTTTGGCTGGTCCGCGACCGTCTGGGCATCCTACCGCTGTTCTACGCCCGGCGCGGCGACCATCTGGTCTTCGCATCCGAAGCCAAGTCACTGTTCGGCGGCGGTCGGGTGGCTCCGGCCTTCGACCCGGCCCGTCTCGCCCAGGTCTTCACCCACTGGAGCACCGCGCCGCACGGCAGCGTTTTCGCAGGGGTGGAGAGCGTGCCGGCGGCCACCGCCATCCGTGTCGACTCCACGCTGACTCTGCATGTCGACCGCTACTGGCAGCCCGATTTCACCGCAGATCCCTCGCTGGCCAGCCTGTCGCTCGACGAAGCGGCCGACCGGCTGGAGGAGAAGCTGCTCGACGCCATCCGCCTGCGGCTGCGCGCCGACGTGCCGGTCGGCGTCTATATCAGCGGCGGGCTCGACAGCTCGGTGATCGCGGCGCTGGCCCGCAAGCTCGACACCACCCACATGCACAGCTTCGGCGTCCGTTTCACCGACGCCGGCTTCGACGAGACGCCGCAGCAGCGGCTGGTTGCCGGGCATGTCGGGACCGAGCATCACGACATCCTCTGCAGCCCGCAGGACATCCAGGCGGCTTTGCCCGACGTGATCCGTCACGGCGAGACGCCGCTGGTCCGCACCGCGCCGGCCCCGCTGTTCCTGCTGTCGCGTCTGGTGCGCGAGAGCGGCATCCGCGTCGTGCTGTCCGGCGAGGGTGCCGACGAGTGGCTGGCTGGCTACGACATCTTCAAGGAGGACAAGGTCCGTCGCTTCTGGGCGCGTCAGCCCGACAGCAAGGCGCGGCCGAAGCTGCTGGGCCGCGTCCATCCCTTCGCCGCCGTCAACGGCCAGAAGGACAGCCCACTGTGGCAGGCCTTCTTCAAGCGCGGGATGATGGACACCGACGAGACTTTCTACGCCCACCGCACCCGCTGGCGGAACACTGCCTGGTCGCAGCGCCTTCTGTCCGCCGATGTCCAGGCGACCGCCGACGATGCCGCCTTCGAGGCGCATGTGGCCGCCCATCTGCCGGACGGCTGGTCGCGCTGGTCGCCGCTCGCCCGCAGCCAGTGGGCGGAGATCGCCACCTTCATGACCCCCTACCTGCTGTCGGCCCAGGGCGACCGGGTCGCCATGGCCAACAGCATCGAGGTGCGCTATCCCTTCCTCGACCCGGCGGTGGACGACCTCTGCGCCGCCCTGCCGGACCGGGTGAAGATGCTGGGCCTGCGCGACAAGCTGGCCCTGCGCCGGCTCGCCGCCCGCCATCTGCCGGCCGAGATCTTCCAGCGGCCGAAGCGGCCCTACCGCGCGCCGATGACCACCGCCCTGTTCGGCGACGGCGCCCCGGACTATGTCCGCGACCTGCTGTCGCCGGAAGCGCTCGCCCGTTATGGCCTGACCGACGTCGACTCTGTCTCGGCCTTGGCCGAAAAGGCCCATCGCCAGAACGGCACTATGTCTGGCGAGCGGGAGGAGATGGCGCTGGTCGGCACTCTGACCCTCCAGATGCTGGCCCATTACGTCCAAGACGAATTGCCCCAGTGCATCCGCGACCAGCGGACCGCACTGGACCGCGCCGAAATTCATGTGCTGGAGGATCGGGCAGGTGACGCTCGGACCACCACGCCGCAACCGACCGCGGCCTGA
- the nadE gene encoding NAD(+) synthase: protein MLNALSSPLAQFDSKALDLDCAAAAREIEAAIQRIVAHDLRRQGIVLGVSGGIDSSVCATLAVRALGPERVLCILMPEKENSPKSTRLGTLLCEHLGVTPVMENITGPLEALGCYERRDSAIRRLFPEFGPGWKQKIGLAGNLLDADRVNYFTLTVESPDGERQTSRMPVDVYLDVVAATNLKQRMRKTVEYTHADRLNYAVLGTPNRLEYELGFFVRGGDGLADLKPIAHLYKSQVYQMAAYLGLPSEIQAQSPSTDTYTLPQSQEEFYYALPYDKLDLALCAYGRGASEEEAADALKLSVQQVRRVYKDITAKRRTSARILRDAHLVQPVSVGEEA, encoded by the coding sequence ATGCTGAACGCCCTGTCGTCGCCCCTCGCTCAGTTCGATTCCAAGGCCCTCGATCTGGATTGCGCGGCCGCGGCGCGCGAGATCGAAGCCGCCATCCAACGCATCGTCGCCCATGATCTCCGCCGCCAGGGCATCGTGCTCGGCGTGTCCGGCGGCATCGACAGCTCGGTCTGCGCCACGCTGGCCGTCCGAGCCCTAGGGCCGGAGCGCGTGCTGTGCATCCTGATGCCGGAGAAGGAAAATTCGCCGAAGAGCACCCGTCTCGGCACCCTGCTCTGCGAGCATCTCGGCGTCACCCCGGTCATGGAGAACATCACCGGCCCGCTGGAGGCGCTCGGCTGCTACGAGCGGCGCGACAGCGCAATCCGCCGGCTGTTCCCGGAATTCGGTCCGGGCTGGAAACAGAAGATCGGTCTGGCCGGCAACCTGCTGGACGCCGACCGTGTCAACTACTTCACTTTGACAGTCGAATCGCCGGACGGCGAGCGCCAGACCAGCCGCATGCCAGTCGACGTCTATCTCGACGTCGTCGCCGCCACCAACCTGAAGCAGCGCATGCGCAAGACGGTGGAATACACCCATGCCGACCGCCTGAACTATGCCGTGCTCGGCACGCCGAACCGGCTGGAATATGAGCTGGGCTTCTTCGTGCGCGGCGGCGACGGTCTGGCCGACCTGAAGCCGATCGCCCACCTGTACAAGTCGCAGGTCTATCAGATGGCGGCCTATCTCGGCCTGCCGTCAGAAATCCAGGCGCAGTCGCCCAGCACCGATACCTACACCCTGCCGCAGTCGCAGGAGGAGTTCTACTACGCCCTGCCCTACGACAAGCTGGATCTGGCACTCTGCGCCTATGGTCGCGGCGCCAGCGAGGAGGAAGCCGCCGATGCCCTGAAGCTGAGTGTCCAGCAGGTTCGCCGCGTCTACAAGGATATCACCGCCAAGCGCCGCACCTCCGCCCGCATCCTGCGCGATGCCCATCTGGTGCAGCCGGTGTCCGTCGGGGAGGAGGCATGA
- a CDS encoding GNAT family N-acetyltransferase, which yields MSVIDWKQRGVARYEPGDRDALEAFQRAHFGAEAIQLCPDHFHWLFEEPPEREHEGPQLWLCKRNGAVVGQQGGIPFTLKVGDRNRRASWAIDLMVAPEWRLRGVGPALSETHSGSGDLAVSLSMTEAAYKSYKRGGWLDLGNVPTYLRVIDPLRCLRVSPYGGGLAKLVARVGKPALASASMGYGLSARLLGARLVEIDRFDYRVDDLWDSAAAQHPVIARRDWAFLNWRFDLTPKADRFRRFYVMRGETVLAYVVLRIDHWKGEPVGVVCDYLARPGWLMAAFSLLAELARKQGMVALMCRTLNAHAARPLSMMGFLCLKNGLRTPTRMMVRPALDQPELAGTVGDPKNWFVTVADSDMGFKGLGE from the coding sequence ATGAGCGTCATCGACTGGAAGCAGCGTGGTGTCGCCCGGTATGAACCGGGCGACCGCGACGCCCTGGAGGCGTTCCAGCGAGCGCATTTCGGTGCGGAGGCGATCCAGCTCTGCCCCGACCATTTCCACTGGCTATTCGAGGAACCGCCGGAACGGGAGCATGAGGGGCCGCAGCTCTGGCTGTGCAAGCGCAACGGTGCGGTGGTCGGTCAACAGGGCGGCATCCCCTTCACCCTGAAGGTCGGGGACCGCAACCGCCGGGCCTCCTGGGCGATCGACCTGATGGTCGCGCCGGAGTGGCGCCTGCGCGGCGTCGGTCCGGCGCTGTCGGAAACCCACTCCGGCTCCGGCGATCTGGCCGTGTCGCTGTCGATGACGGAGGCCGCCTACAAATCCTACAAGCGCGGCGGCTGGCTCGATCTCGGCAATGTGCCCACATATCTGCGGGTGATCGATCCGCTGCGCTGCCTGCGTGTCAGCCCCTATGGCGGCGGGCTGGCCAAGCTGGTCGCCCGGGTGGGCAAACCGGCGCTGGCTTCCGCCTCAATGGGCTACGGGCTGTCGGCCCGGCTGCTCGGCGCCCGGCTGGTTGAGATCGACCGCTTCGATTACCGGGTCGACGACCTCTGGGACTCGGCGGCGGCACAGCATCCGGTGATCGCCCGGCGCGACTGGGCCTTCCTGAACTGGCGCTTCGATCTGACGCCGAAGGCCGACCGCTTCCGCCGCTTCTACGTCATGCGCGGTGAAACCGTGCTGGCCTATGTCGTCCTGCGGATCGACCACTGGAAGGGCGAGCCGGTCGGGGTGGTCTGTGATTATCTTGCCCGGCCGGGCTGGCTGATGGCGGCCTTCTCGCTGTTGGCGGAGCTGGCGCGCAAACAGGGGATGGTCGCGCTGATGTGCCGGACGCTGAACGCCCATGCCGCGCGGCCGCTGTCGATGATGGGTTTCCTCTGCCTGAAGAACGGCCTGCGTACCCCGACGCGCATGATGGTCCGGCCAGCGCTCGATCAGCCGGAACTCGCCGGGACGGTGGGCGACCCGAAGAACTGGTTCGTCACCGTCGCCGACAGCGACATGGGCTTCAAAGGTTTGGGCGAGTAA
- a CDS encoding monovalent cation:proton antiporter-2 (CPA2) family protein produces the protein MHDPALLFDILFLLLAAILVVPLFQALRIPAVLGYLVAGAMLGPHTPGPVVDLAVPQVLSEFGVVFLLFAIGLELPVSRLRAMRHYIFGLGLMQVGLTSAAIGLAAWWLGLSPEAALIVGGMLAFSSTATVLKLLVERGETVARFGRISVAVLIFQDLAVVPLLTLLPLLADPDASIPLALTLAAVKAVAAILGIMLLGRFVVRPAYRFIASAGNPELFTATNLFVVLAVGWLTAEAGMSMALGAFLAGMLLADTAYRHQVEADIEPFRGLLLGLFFMTVGMSLDLPAMAAEARTIAALTAALLVGKSLLLFLLCRLSGLGFATSLRIGLLLSQGGEFAFVLIGKAVGLSVLDGHTGLLLSSSVALSMAVTPAIGALAQRTAQLIEARMGAEAFGIETSDLKSHVLICGYGRVGKAVAKLLTEHNIAYVALDLEPRRIAAARHDGLPVYYGDASQGTVLRAAGIERARAAVITLNRPDAAHRAVEAIHATAPTLPIIARAHDLGQSAALASAGASAIVPETMEASLQLAGLVLRSAGVEAAAVDLSLKAHRDGNYRTLADQQSSN, from the coding sequence ATGCACGACCCTGCCCTTCTGTTCGACATCCTGTTTCTGCTGCTGGCCGCGATCCTGGTGGTGCCGCTGTTCCAGGCACTGCGCATCCCGGCAGTGCTGGGATATCTCGTTGCGGGGGCGATGCTTGGTCCGCACACGCCGGGGCCGGTGGTTGATCTGGCGGTGCCGCAGGTCCTGTCGGAGTTCGGCGTCGTCTTTCTGCTGTTCGCCATCGGGCTGGAACTGCCGGTCTCGCGCCTGCGCGCGATGAGGCATTACATCTTCGGGCTGGGGCTGATGCAGGTCGGGCTGACCAGTGCGGCCATCGGCCTCGCCGCATGGTGGCTCGGCCTGTCGCCGGAAGCGGCGCTGATCGTCGGCGGCATGCTGGCCTTCTCCTCCACCGCCACGGTGCTGAAGCTGCTGGTCGAGCGCGGGGAGACGGTCGCACGTTTCGGCCGGATTTCCGTCGCGGTTCTGATCTTCCAGGATCTGGCGGTGGTACCGTTGCTGACCCTGCTGCCGCTGCTGGCCGATCCCGACGCCAGCATTCCGCTGGCGCTGACGCTCGCCGCGGTGAAGGCGGTGGCGGCGATCCTGGGCATCATGCTGCTCGGCCGCTTCGTCGTGCGGCCGGCTTACCGCTTCATCGCGTCCGCCGGCAATCCCGAGCTGTTCACCGCCACCAACCTGTTCGTCGTCCTGGCTGTCGGCTGGCTGACGGCCGAGGCTGGCATGTCGATGGCGCTGGGTGCCTTTCTGGCCGGCATGCTACTGGCCGATACCGCCTATCGCCATCAGGTAGAGGCCGACATCGAGCCTTTCCGCGGCCTGCTGCTCGGCCTGTTCTTCATGACGGTCGGTATGTCGCTCGACCTGCCAGCAATGGCGGCGGAAGCCCGGACCATCGCGGCACTGACAGCTGCGCTTCTGGTCGGCAAAAGCCTGTTGCTGTTCCTGCTCTGCCGGCTGTCAGGATTGGGGTTTGCGACCTCGCTACGCATCGGACTGCTGCTGTCTCAGGGCGGCGAGTTCGCCTTCGTCCTGATCGGCAAGGCGGTCGGGCTGTCGGTGCTGGACGGCCACACCGGCCTGCTGCTGTCCTCGTCGGTGGCGCTCAGCATGGCGGTGACGCCGGCCATCGGCGCGCTCGCGCAACGTACTGCGCAACTGATCGAAGCGCGGATGGGCGCCGAGGCCTTCGGCATCGAGACAAGCGATTTGAAGAGCCATGTGCTGATCTGCGGCTATGGCCGTGTCGGCAAGGCAGTCGCCAAGCTGCTGACCGAGCACAACATCGCCTATGTGGCCCTGGATTTGGAGCCACGGCGCATCGCCGCGGCCCGCCATGACGGGCTTCCGGTCTATTACGGCGACGCCAGCCAGGGCACGGTGCTGCGTGCCGCCGGGATCGAACGGGCGCGGGCCGCCGTCATCACGCTGAACCGGCCGGACGCCGCCCACAGGGCCGTCGAGGCGATCCATGCGACGGCGCCGACGCTGCCGATCATCGCCCGAGCCCATGATCTGGGGCAAAGCGCCGCCCTGGCGAGTGCCGGCGCCAGCGCCATAGTGCCGGAAACCATGGAGGCCAGCCTGCAACTGGCCGGCCTTGTCCTGCGCAGCGCCGGGGTCGAGGCCGCGGCGGTGGACCTCAGCCTGAAGGCCCACCGCGACGGCAACTACCGGACGCTCGCTGACCAGCAATCGTCAAACTGA
- a CDS encoding sulfate/molybdate ABC transporter ATP-binding protein, whose product MAIQVSGITKRFNDFTALDSVDLEVKSGELLALLGPSGSGKTTLLRIMAGLESPDGGGLLLNGEEALGLKPRDRQVGFVFQHYALFRHMTVFDNVAFGLKVRPRGERPGAAEIKRRVTELLELVQLSPFAGRYPAQLSGGQRQRVALARALAIEPKVLLLDEPFGALDAKVRKELRRWLRKLHDDIHITSVFVTHDQEEALELADRVVVMNQGRIEQIGTPAEVYDHPASAFVYEFLGQVNRFDCTVEGGIARVGDGALAIPTQGGVQGPAVAYVRPHDLGVTPASAGPARISGIHVVGPDARIDIDLAGLTLEAEMDRERLATLGIAAGDRCAIHIDRARVFAR is encoded by the coding sequence ATGGCGATCCAGGTTTCAGGCATCACCAAGCGCTTCAACGATTTCACCGCCCTCGATTCCGTCGATCTGGAGGTGAAGTCGGGGGAGCTTCTGGCCCTGCTCGGCCCCTCCGGCTCGGGCAAGACCACGCTGCTGCGAATTATGGCCGGGCTGGAAAGCCCCGATGGCGGCGGCCTGCTGTTGAATGGGGAGGAGGCGCTGGGGCTGAAGCCGCGCGACCGGCAGGTCGGCTTCGTCTTCCAGCATTACGCCCTGTTCCGCCACATGACGGTGTTCGACAACGTCGCCTTCGGCCTGAAGGTTCGGCCGCGCGGCGAGCGTCCCGGCGCCGCTGAGATCAAGCGGCGGGTGACCGAGCTGCTCGAACTGGTGCAGCTCTCGCCCTTCGCCGGCCGCTATCCGGCGCAGTTGTCGGGCGGCCAGAGGCAGCGCGTGGCGCTGGCCCGCGCCCTGGCGATCGAGCCGAAGGTGCTTCTGCTAGACGAGCCCTTCGGCGCGCTCGACGCCAAGGTCCGCAAGGAGCTGCGGCGCTGGCTGCGCAAGCTGCATGACGACATCCACATCACCTCGGTCTTCGTCACCCACGACCAGGAGGAGGCGCTGGAACTGGCCGACCGCGTCGTGGTGATGAACCAGGGGCGGATCGAGCAGATCGGCACCCCGGCTGAGGTCTACGACCATCCGGCCTCCGCCTTCGTCTATGAATTCCTAGGTCAGGTGAACCGTTTCGACTGCACGGTGGAGGGGGGCATCGCCCGCGTCGGCGACGGCGCCCTGGCGATCCCGACCCAGGGCGGCGTGCAGGGGCCGGCGGTCGCCTATGTCAGGCCGCACGACCTCGGCGTGACCCCGGCCTCGGCCGGTCCGGCACGCATCTCCGGCATCCATGTCGTCGGGCCGGACGCTCGGATCGACATCGACCTCGCCGGCCTGACCCTGGAGGCCGAGATGGATCGCGAACGCCTCGCCACGCTCGGCATCGCCGCCGGTGACCGCTGCGCCATTCACATCGACCGGGCGCGGGTGTTCGCCCGCTGA
- the cysW gene encoding sulfate ABC transporter permease subunit CysW, translating into MPADTSLTASASVAVAPTRSALTEPAWVRILLIGGALLFLALFLLLPLVAVFAEALRRGFGAYWAALTEPDAVAAIELTLIVAAISVPANLLFGVAASWCVAKFDFRGKNLLITLIDLPFSVSPVISGLIYVLLFGMNGLFGTYLRDMGVQIIFAVPGLVLATIFVTFPFVARELIPLMQEQGSDEEEAALVLGASGWQTFWRVTIPNIKWGLLYGVLLCNARAMGEFGAVSVVSGHIRGETNTMPLHVEILYNEYNFVAAFAVASLLAMLALVTLVVKTALEWRFGDELAASRH; encoded by the coding sequence ATGCCCGCTGATACCAGCTTGACCGCCTCGGCCTCCGTCGCGGTTGCGCCGACCCGGTCGGCCCTGACCGAACCGGCCTGGGTGCGCATCCTCCTGATCGGTGGAGCCCTGCTGTTCCTGGCGCTGTTCCTGCTTCTCCCCCTGGTGGCGGTGTTCGCCGAGGCGCTGCGCCGCGGCTTCGGCGCCTATTGGGCGGCGCTGACCGAACCCGACGCGGTGGCCGCGATCGAGCTGACGCTGATCGTCGCCGCCATTTCGGTGCCGGCCAACCTGCTGTTCGGCGTCGCCGCCTCCTGGTGCGTCGCCAAGTTCGATTTCCGCGGCAAGAACCTGCTCATCACGCTGATCGACCTGCCGTTCTCGGTGTCGCCGGTGATCTCCGGCCTGATCTACGTGCTGCTGTTCGGCATGAACGGATTGTTCGGCACATACCTGCGCGACATGGGCGTGCAGATCATCTTCGCGGTGCCGGGTCTGGTGCTCGCCACCATCTTCGTCACCTTTCCCTTCGTGGCGCGCGAGCTGATCCCGCTGATGCAGGAACAGGGCTCCGACGAGGAGGAGGCGGCGTTGGTGCTGGGCGCGTCCGGCTGGCAGACCTTCTGGCGGGTCACCATTCCCAACATCAAATGGGGCCTGCTCTACGGCGTGCTGCTGTGCAATGCCCGCGCGATGGGCGAGTTCGGCGCCGTGTCGGTCGTCTCCGGCCATATCCGGGGCGAGACCAACACGATGCCGCTGCATGTCGAGATTCTCTACAACGAATACAATTTCGTCGCCGCCTTCGCGGTCGCCTCGCTCCTGGCCATGCTGGCCCTGGTCACGCTGGTCGTGAAGACCGCGCTGGAGTGGCGCTTCGGGGACGAGCTGGCGGCGTCCCGGCACTGA
- the cysT gene encoding sulfate ABC transporter permease subunit CysT — MVAAADSDSALAGKGGAVTVRASVPLFRKPSVLPGFGLTLGFTLSYLGCIVLIPLAALIVRSSGLGWSGFWSAVTTPRVLAAFEVSFGLSFAAALTNALFGFLVAWVLVRYDFPGKRLVDALVDLPFALPTAVAGIALSALYAPNGWLGKPLGELFGIKVAFTPLGIAIALTFIGLPFVVRTVQPILQDLPREEEEAAASLGASRLQTFGSVILPAILPALVTGFALSFARGVGEYGSVIFIAGNMPGLTEILPLLIVIKLEQYDYAGAAAVGTAMLAVSFVMLLILNLLQQWMRSRHAR; from the coding sequence ATGGTCGCCGCTGCCGACAGCGACAGCGCTCTGGCAGGAAAGGGGGGCGCGGTGACGGTCCGCGCCTCCGTTCCCCTCTTCCGGAAGCCCAGCGTCCTCCCCGGCTTCGGGCTGACGCTGGGCTTCACGCTCAGCTATCTCGGCTGCATCGTGCTGATCCCGCTGGCGGCCCTGATCGTCAGGTCCAGCGGCCTCGGCTGGAGCGGTTTCTGGTCGGCGGTGACGACGCCCCGGGTGCTCGCCGCCTTCGAGGTCAGCTTCGGGCTGTCCTTCGCCGCCGCGCTGACCAACGCGCTGTTCGGCTTCCTGGTCGCTTGGGTGCTGGTCCGCTACGACTTTCCCGGCAAGCGGCTGGTCGATGCGCTGGTCGATCTGCCCTTCGCCCTGCCCACCGCGGTGGCCGGCATCGCGCTCAGCGCGCTCTATGCACCCAACGGCTGGCTCGGCAAGCCGCTGGGCGAGCTGTTCGGCATAAAGGTCGCCTTCACGCCGCTCGGCATCGCCATCGCGCTGACCTTCATCGGCCTCCCCTTCGTCGTCCGCACCGTGCAGCCGATTCTTCAGGATCTGCCGCGCGAGGAGGAGGAGGCCGCTGCATCGCTGGGCGCCTCGCGTCTCCAGACCTTCGGCAGCGTCATCCTGCCGGCGATCCTGCCGGCCTTGGTCACCGGCTTTGCCCTGTCCTTCGCCCGCGGCGTCGGCGAATACGGCTCTGTCATCTTCATCGCCGGCAACATGCCCGGCCTGACGGAGATCCTGCCGCTGCTGATCGTCATCAAGCTGGAACAGTACGACTATGCCGGCGCTGCCGCGGTCGGCACGGCCATGCTGGCGGTGTCCTTCGTCATGCTCCTCATCCTCAACCTCCTTCAGCAGTGGATGAGGTCGCGCCATGCCCGCTGA